The genomic segment TCGGCGGCGGTCCGGCAACCGGCAGGTGAACTCAGAGGGAGCCGGCCAGCTTGCGCAGGGCGTCGGCGGCGCCCGAGGTGATCGGGTCGCCGTGGCCGGGCAGGATCGCCTTGATGTCGAGACCGGCCAGTTTCTTCACCGACGCGGCGGCCTCGGTCTCGTTCTCGGTGTACTGCGGGTCGGAGCCGGCCAGCCCGCTGTTGGTGTTGAGGGCGTCGCCCGCGACCAGCGTGCCGGTCGACGGGTCGAAGACGGAGATGTGCCCGGCGGTGTGGCCCGGCGTGCCGATGATCCGCAGGCCGAACACCTCGTCGCCGTCCTTGATGGCGGTCAGTTGCTTCTCCGCGACGACCTCGGCCAGATCGGCCTGACCGACGTAGATCTTGGCGTTGGGCGTCTCGGCGGACACGCCGGCCAGGCCGCCCGCGTGGTCCTCGTGCTTGTGGGTCAGGATCACGTGCCGGACGGCCGCGAAGCTGCTGCCGGCCGCGGTCAGCCCCTGCCCGATGGCGT from the Paractinoplanes abujensis genome contains:
- a CDS encoding MBL fold metallo-hydrolase: MAILNACSSAEDTPPENAASAPAPSSAGTGGWQRVNLNFVSAYLLVRGTEAAVVDLGTGGSADAIGQGLTAAGSSFAAVRHVILTHKHEDHAGGLAGVSAETPNAKIYVGQADLAEVVAEKQLTAIKDGDEVFGLRIIGTPGHTAGHISVFDPSTGTLVAGDALNTNSGLAGSDPQYTENETEAAASVKKLAGLDIKAILPGHGDPITSGAADALRKLAGSL